One stretch of Francisella sp. LA112445 DNA includes these proteins:
- a CDS encoding zinc-finger domain-containing protein, protein MKKEQRVIKVQPGERVSCPTKYHENWNLHPRVYIDLEDKKTNTCPYCGTTFKVEK, encoded by the coding sequence ATGAAAAAAGAACAAAGAGTTATTAAAGTACAACCTGGTGAAAGAGTATCTTGTCCAACAAAATACCATGAGAACTGGAATTTACACCCAAGAGTATATATTGACCTTGAGGACAAAAAGACAAATACTTGCCCATACTGTGGTACGACTTTCAAAGTTGAAAAATAG
- a CDS encoding ABC transporter permease subunit, giving the protein MKRLYNTNMSAKMSRTKWDILALSIILLILCIFVWSTSNLGGAVDYTNQASVEKYSEISLNLWMLPYYTAETTIRMFIGLGISLLITFIFGTWAAKSKRAESLIIPVVDILQSIPVLGFFAITVTGFLALFPTSLWGAQAAVIFGIITAQAWNMILSFYQSLKTVPKELNEAAEMYQLSPWQKFWKVEVPFSMPGLVWNTMMSMSASWFMIVASETIMVNFSASQSIPINLSGIGSFIDAANNAQSFGAVGAAIVTMLITIVLYDQLLFRPLVAWSEKFVIGDNPSEAHSKSWFLNILQKSIAVKFFTSMLAKISNKIVNIKIFKKDLNKAYNQKIHRKAEKTESAFKRIFWNVIISIVVLLLLFSMYQTIYAKNPDIGLAETLKVFMYGLFTGVRVVVLILITSLIWVPIGIWIGLRPKIAQKVQPYAQMAAAFPVNVLYGVFGTLVVMFNLNFDIWCILLMALGTQWYILFNVIAGASAIPEELKFAATNMQLKGITKLKKFLVPAVMPYYVTGAITAAGGSWNASIISEYINWGKDSVIQASGIGDYITKYTNMPGDHTANVLLGVIVMCILVVASNKLFWRRLYNYAENRFSMNM; this is encoded by the coding sequence ATGAAAAGGCTATATAATACAAATATGTCAGCAAAAATGTCTCGTACAAAGTGGGATATTTTAGCTTTATCAATAATACTTTTAATCCTATGTATATTTGTTTGGTCAACCTCTAACCTTGGTGGAGCCGTTGACTATACCAATCAAGCAAGTGTTGAAAAATACTCAGAAATTTCACTAAATTTGTGGATGTTGCCTTACTACACAGCAGAAACAACTATTAGGATGTTTATTGGTTTAGGAATTTCCCTGCTAATTACATTTATTTTTGGGACATGGGCTGCAAAAAGTAAGAGAGCGGAAAGTCTAATCATACCAGTTGTAGATATATTACAATCTATACCAGTATTAGGCTTTTTTGCTATAACAGTAACAGGTTTTTTAGCACTATTTCCAACTTCTTTGTGGGGAGCTCAGGCAGCTGTAATTTTTGGTATTATTACAGCACAAGCATGGAATATGATATTAAGCTTTTATCAATCACTAAAAACAGTTCCTAAAGAGTTAAATGAAGCTGCTGAAATGTACCAGCTTTCACCTTGGCAGAAGTTTTGGAAAGTAGAAGTACCATTTTCGATGCCAGGCTTAGTTTGGAATACTATGATGTCAATGTCAGCAAGCTGGTTTATGATTGTCGCATCTGAAACTATCATGGTTAATTTCAGTGCTTCTCAGTCTATACCTATAAACTTATCTGGTATTGGATCTTTTATAGATGCTGCTAATAATGCCCAAAGTTTTGGTGCTGTTGGTGCTGCTATAGTCACTATGCTAATAACGATTGTATTGTATGATCAGCTTTTATTTAGACCTTTAGTTGCATGGTCTGAGAAGTTTGTAATAGGAGACAATCCTTCAGAAGCTCATAGCAAGTCATGGTTTTTAAATATCTTACAAAAGTCTATAGCTGTAAAGTTTTTTACATCAATGTTAGCTAAGATCTCTAATAAAATAGTTAATATTAAGATATTTAAGAAAGATCTTAATAAAGCATATAATCAGAAGATTCATCGTAAGGCTGAGAAAACAGAGAGTGCGTTTAAGAGAATTTTTTGGAATGTGATTATTAGTATTGTTGTTTTGCTTTTATTGTTTTCTATGTATCAAACTATATATGCAAAAAATCCTGATATAGGTTTAGCAGAGACTTTAAAAGTTTTCATGTATGGTTTATTTACAGGTGTTAGAGTAGTTGTTTTGATACTTATAACTTCTTTAATCTGGGTTCCAATAGGTATCTGGATTGGTTTAAGGCCTAAGATTGCCCAAAAAGTCCAACCTTATGCCCAAATGGCGGCAGCTTTCCCTGTCAACGTTTTATATGGTGTGTTTGGTACACTAGTTGTAATGTTTAATTTAAACTTTGATATTTGGTGTATTTTATTAATGGCGCTTGGAACACAGTGGTATATCTTATTTAATGTTATCGCAGGAGCATCTGCTATACCTGAAGAGTTAAAATTTGCGGCTACAAATATGCAACTAAAAGGAATAACAAAACTTAAGAAGTTCTTAGTTCCAGCGGTAATGCCTTACTATGTCACAGGTGCAATTACAGCTGCAGGTGGATCTTGGAATGCTAGTATTATCAGTGAATACATAAACTGGGGTAAAGACTCTGTAATTCAAGCTTCAGGGATAGGTGATTATATTACAAAGTATACGAATATGCCTGGAGATCATACTGCTAATGTTCTTTTAGGTGTGATTGTGATGTGTATTTTAGTTGTGGCATCAAATAAGCTGTTTTGGCGCAGATTATATAACTATGCAGAAAATCGTTTTAGTATGAATATGTAG
- a CDS encoding nitrate/sulfonate/bicarbonate ABC transporter ATP-binding protein, protein MSKKIFTVEKVNKEFNIKGGHSLKVLDNINFTLHEGEIVALLGKSGSGKSTLLRIIAGLLSPSNGEVLYRGKKVSAPVPDISMVFQSFALMPWLTVIQNVELGLEARKINLKERRERALKAIDMVGLDGFENAYPKELSGGMKQRVGFARALVLEPDVLLMDEPFSALDILTAENLREDLLDLWENNDAMNGILYVTHSIEEAVLTADRIIIFGSNPGFIRGELKIDIPHPRSSQDPVVANLVDEVYRMMTTAQTKELSERMNKKTAMTIGYRLPDVDISEMNGLLDEMAEIKDVDAVDLPQLADELHLDIDDLFPIIEILSILRFAEVSDGDIKMTAMGRKFIDSNIDDRKFIFGRLFLKYIPLARHVVKVLNERETQSAPRSRFLAELDDYYPVDVAERVFDTFIDWARYAELIYYDANTGIISLDDNAAEYIKKM, encoded by the coding sequence ATGAGTAAGAAGATATTTACAGTAGAAAAGGTTAATAAAGAGTTTAATATTAAGGGAGGGCATTCTCTTAAGGTATTAGATAATATAAACTTTACTCTTCATGAGGGTGAGATTGTTGCTTTATTAGGTAAATCAGGGTCAGGTAAGTCAACACTATTAAGAATAATAGCCGGACTTTTAAGTCCATCAAATGGTGAAGTATTATATAGAGGTAAAAAAGTATCCGCACCAGTACCAGATATTTCAATGGTTTTCCAAAGCTTTGCCCTTATGCCGTGGCTGACAGTTATTCAAAATGTTGAGTTGGGACTTGAAGCACGTAAGATAAACCTCAAAGAGCGTAGAGAAAGAGCTCTTAAGGCTATTGATATGGTGGGTCTTGATGGTTTTGAAAATGCTTATCCAAAAGAGCTTTCTGGGGGGATGAAACAGCGTGTTGGCTTTGCAAGAGCTTTAGTTCTTGAGCCGGATGTTTTACTTATGGATGAGCCATTCTCAGCATTAGATATTTTGACAGCAGAAAACCTTAGAGAAGACTTACTCGATCTATGGGAAAATAATGATGCTATGAATGGTATCTTGTATGTAACTCATAGTATTGAAGAGGCTGTTTTAACAGCAGATCGAATAATAATTTTTGGAAGTAATCCAGGATTTATTCGTGGTGAATTAAAAATAGATATTCCTCATCCTAGAAGCTCTCAAGATCCTGTAGTTGCAAACCTTGTTGATGAGGTTTATCGTATGATGACGACAGCACAGACAAAAGAGTTATCTGAACGTATGAATAAGAAAACGGCTATGACGATCGGCTATAGGCTTCCAGATGTTGATATTTCCGAAATGAATGGTCTTTTAGATGAGATGGCAGAAATCAAAGATGTTGATGCTGTCGATCTTCCACAGCTTGCAGATGAACTGCATTTAGATATTGATGATTTATTCCCAATTATTGAGATTTTGTCTATTTTACGTTTTGCAGAGGTTTCTGATGGTGATATCAAAATGACTGCGATGGGTCGAAAATTTATTGATTCAAATATTGATGATAGAAAATTCATCTTTGGTAGATTGTTCTTAAAGTATATACCTCTTGCACGACATGTTGTTAAAGTTTTGAATGAAAGAGAAACTCAGTCAGCCCCAAGAAGTAGATTTTTAGCAGAGCTTGATGATTATTATCCAGTTGATGTTGCTGAAAGAGTATTTGATACATTTATTGATTGGGCGCGTTATGCCGAACTTATCTATTATGATGCAAATACAGGTATTATTTCACTAGATGATAATGCTGCTGAATACATCAAAAAAATGTAA